One Lycium barbarum isolate Lr01 chromosome 5, ASM1917538v2, whole genome shotgun sequence genomic window carries:
- the LOC132640943 gene encoding small ribosomal subunit protein uS2c → MTRRYWNINLEEMMEAGVHFGHGTRKWNPKMAPYISAKRKGIHITNLTRTARFLSEACDLVFDAASRGKQFLIVGTKNKAADSVEWAAIRARCHYVNKKWLGGMLTNWSTTETRLHKFRDLRMEQKTGRLNRLPKRDAAMLKRQLSRLQTYLGGIKYMTGVPDIVIIVDQHEEYTALRECITLGIPTICLTDTNCDPDLADISIPANDDAISSIRLILNKLVFAICEGRSSYIRNP, encoded by the coding sequence ATGACAAGAAGATATTGGAACATAAATTTGGAAGAGATGATGGAGGCAGGAGTTCATTTTGGTCATGGTACTAGGAAATGGAATCCTAAAATGGCGCCTTATATCTCGGCAAAGCGTAAGGGTATTCATATTACAAATCTTACTAGAACTGCTCGTTTTTTATCAGAAGCTTGTGATTTAGTTTTTGACGCAGCAAGTAGGGGAAAACAATtcttaattgttggtaccaaaaATAAAGCAGCTGATTCAGTAGAGTGGGCTGCAATAAGGGCCCGGTGTCATTATGTTAATAAAAAATGGCTTGGCGGTATGTTAACGAATTGGTCCACTACAGAAACAAGACTTCATAAGTTCAGGGACTTGAGAATGGAACAAAAAACAGGGAGACTCAACCGTCTCCCGAAAAGAGATGCAGCTATGTTGAAAAGACAATTATCTCGCTTGCAAACATATCTGGGCGGGATTAAATATATGACAGGGGTACCCGATATTGTAATCATCGTTGATCAGCACGAAGAATATACGGCCCTGCGAGAGTGTATTACTTTAGGAATTCCAACAATTTGTTTAACCGATACAAATTGTGACCCCGATCTCGCAGATATTTCAATTCCAGCGAATGATGACGCCATATCCTCAATCCGATTAATTCTTAACAAATTAGTATTCGCAATTTGTGAGGGTCGTTCTAGCTATATAAGAAATCCTTGa
- the LOC132640944 gene encoding ATP synthase subunit b, chloroplastic, translating into MKNVTDSFVSLGHWPSAGSFGFNTDIFATNPINLSVVLGVLIFFGKGVLSDLLDNRKQRILNTIRNSEELREGAIEQLEKARSRLRKVETEAEQFRVNGYAEIEREKLNLINSTYKTLEQLENYKNETIQFEQQRAINQVRQRVFQQALRGALGTLNSCLNNELHLRTISANIGMLGTMKEITD; encoded by the exons ATGAAGAACGTAACCGATTCTTTCGTTTCTTTGGGCCACTGGCCATCTGCCGGGAGTTTCGGGTTTAATACCGATATTTTTGCAACAAATCCAATAAATCTAAGTGTAGTGCTTGGTGTATTGATTTTTTTTGGAAAGGGAGT ATTAAGTGATttattagataatcgaaaacagaGGATCTTGAATACTATTAGAAATTCAGAAGAACTGCGTGAAGGGGCTATTGAACAACTCGAAAAAGCTCGTTCTCGCTTACGGAAAGTAGAAACCGAAGCCGAGCAGTTTCGAGTGAATGGATACGCCGAGATAGAACGAGAAAAATTGAATTTGATTAATTCAACTTATAAGACTTTGGAACAATTAGAAAATTACAAAAACGAAACGATTCAGTTTGAACAGCAAAGGGCGATTAATCAAGTCCGACAACGGGTTTTCCAACAAGCCTTACGAGGAGCTCTAGGAACTCTGAATAGTTGTTTGAACAACGAGTTACATTTACGTACCATTAGTGCCAATATTGGCATGTTGGGAACAATGAAAGAAATAACTGATTAG
- the LOC132640940 gene encoding ATP synthase subunit alpha, chloroplastic-like, which produces MVTIRADEISNIIRERIEQYNREVKIVNTGTVLQVGDGIARIHGLDEVMAGELVEFAEGTIGIALNLESNNVGVVLMGDGLLIQEGSSVKATGRIAQIPVSEAYLGRVVNALAKPIDGRGEISASEFRLIESSAPGIISRRSVYEPLQTGLIAIDSMIPIGRGQRELIIGDRQTGKTAVATDTILNQQGQNVICVYVAIGQKASSVAQVVTTLQERGAMEYTIVVAETADSPATLQYLAPYTGAALAEYFMYRERHTLIIYDDPSKQAQAYRQMSLLLRRPPGREAYPGDVFYLHSRLLERAAKLSSSLGEGSMTALPIVETQSGDVSAYIPTNVISITDGQIFLSADLFNSGIRPAINVGISVSRVGSAAQIKAMKQVAGKLKLELAQFAELEAFAQFASDLDKATQNQLARGQRLRELLKQSQSAPLTVDEQIMTIYTGTNGYLDSLEVGQVRKFLVELRTYLKTNKPQFQEIISSTKIFTEEAEALLKEAIQEQMDRFILQEQA; this is translated from the coding sequence ATGGTAACCATTCGAGCTGACGAAATTAGTAATATTATCCGTGAACGTATTGAACaatataatagagaagtaaagaTTGTAAATACCGGTACCGTACTTCAAGTAGGCGATGGCATTGCTCGTATTCACGGTCTTGATGAAGTAATGGCGGGTGAATTAGTAGAATTTGCAGAGGGTACAATAGGCATTGCTCTGAATTTGGAATCAAATAATGTTGGTGTTGTATTAATGGGCGATGGTTTGTTGATACAAGAAGGAAGTTCTGTAAAAGCAACGGGAAGAATTGCTCAGATACCCGTGAGTGAGGCTTATTTGGGTCGTGTTGTAAATGCCCTGGCTAAACCTATTGATGGTAGAGGTGAAATTTCTGCTTCTGAATTTCGATTAATTGAATCTTCCGCCCCGGGTATTATTTCGCGCCGTTCCGTATATGAGCCTCTTCAAACTGGGCTTATTGCTATTGATTCGATGATCCCTATAGGACGTGGTCAGCGAGAATTAATTATTGGGGACAGACAGACCGGTAAAACAGCAGTAGCCACAGATACGATTCTCAATCAACAAGGTCAAAATGTAATATGTGTTTATGTAGCTATTGGGCAAAAAGCATCTTCTGTGGCCCAGGTAGTAACTACTTTACAGGAAAGGGGAGCGATGGAATACACTATTGTGGTAGCCGAAACGGCAGATTCCCCTGCTACATTACAATACCTTGCTCCTTATACAGGAGCAGCTCTGGCTGAATATTTTATGTATCGTGAACGACACACTTTAATCATTTATGATGATCCCTCCAAACAAGCGCAAGCTTATCGCCAAATGTCTCTTCTATTACGAAGACCGCCCGGTCGTGAAGCTTATCCAGGGGATGTTTTTTATTTGCATTCACGCCTTTTGGAAAGAGCCGCTAAATTAAGTTCTAGTTTAGGTGAAGGAAGTATGACCGCCTTACCAATAGTTGAAACTCAATCGGGAGATGTTTCGGCTTATATTCCTACTAATGTAATTTCCATTACTGATGGACAAATCTTCTTATCCGCCGACCTATTCAATTCTGGAATCAGACCTGCTATTAATGTGGGTATCTCCGTTTCCAGAGTGGGGTCCGCAGCTCAAATAAAAGCCATGAAACAAGTAGCTGGTAAATTAAAATTAGAACTAGCACAATTCGCAGAATTAGAAGCCTTTGCACAATTTGCTTCTGATCTCGATAAAGCTACTCAGAATCAATTGGCAAGAGGTCAACGATTACGTGAATTGCTTAAACAATCCCAATCAGCTCCTCTCACGGTAGACGAGCAGATAATGACTATTTATACCGGAACAAACGGCTATCTTGATTCATTAGAAGTTGGACAGGTAAGGAAATTTCTTGTTGAGCTACGTACTTACTTAAAAACTAATAAACCTCAGTTCCAAGAAATCATATCTTCTACCAAGATATTTACCGAGGAAGCAGAAGCCCTTTTGAAAGAAGCTATTCAGGAACAAATGGACCGTTTTATACTTCAGGAACAAGCATAA